TTCGGGGCTCACCGGCAGGTAGGCATACTGGTTGAAGAGCACCGGATCGCCCGCGAAGAGCAGCGCCAAATCGCCCTTGTTGCCGAAATTGAGCCAGCTCGCGCGATCGGACATGATATAGGCATCGAGCCCCGATGCAGTGTTGAGCGCCGCGCCCATGCCGGCGCCGACCTCCTTGTACCACTTGCCGAATTCCTCCGGGTCGAGATCGGCGCCGGCCCAGAGGCTCAGCTCCTTCTTGTGGGTGCCGCTGTCGTCGCCGCGGCTGACGAAGGGGGCTTCGGTCCCGGCGATGCGACCGAGCGCGCTTGCCGCGTCGGGGGCGGATGCCACGTCGGCCGGGTCGGCCTCGGGTCCGATGAAGACGAAATCGTTATACATGATCTCGCGCCGGTGCGTGCCATGGCCGCCCGCCAGGAACGCCTCTTCGGCCTTGCGCGAGTGGACGAGGATCGCGTCCACGTCGCCCGCCTCGCCA
This window of the Roseovarius sp. SCSIO 43702 genome carries:
- a CDS encoding substrate-binding domain-containing protein; this translates as MKHRIIAALACLVAATAGHADEMKIAVTTSFHNSGLSDILLPAIKEDTGIEVQLLVVGTGQAIRLGEAGDVDAILVHSRKAEEAFLAGGHGTHRREIMYNDFVFIGPEADPADVASAPDAASALGRIAGTEAPFVSRGDDSGTHKKELSLWAGADLDPEEFGKWYKEVGAGMGAALNTASGLDAYIMSDRASWLNFGNKGDLALLFAGDPVLFNQYAYLPVSPEAHPHVKADLAMRVEEWFVSERAEALINGYTINGETLFTFNAERTAPAQAAE